ATCCGCCGGAAACAGGTCGGTTTTCATGTACTTGTCATGCAGATTCTCTTTACCGGCTTCGAGGCCCTGGCCATTACCGGTCTTATCGCCATGGCCCTGGGGGCGGTCATTATCGTTCAGGGGGTCAATCTGCTGCCCCAGTTCGGCCAGGGAGAACTGATCTACACTATTCTGATAACCGTGATAACCCGCGAGCTCGGACCTCTTCTGACGGCATTTATCATTACCGCCCGCTCGGGTACCGCCATTGCGACGGAACTGGGAAACATGGTGATCTCCCACGAGGTGGAGGCCTACGTCTCCATCGGCATCAATCCCATCTCCTATCTCGTGGTTCCCCGATTTCTGGGCGTGACGATTTCTCTGCTGGTGCTCAACATCTATTTCAACATTTTCGGGCTGGTGGGGTCCTACTTTCTGACCCAGTTGATTCGTCCGATCCAGTTTCTGGAATACTTCGGAAACCTCCTGGCCCAGATCCGGCTGGCGGACATTGCATCGGCCTTCGTCAAGAGCCTGGTTTTCGGCGTAATTATCAGCACCGTTGCAACCTACAACGGCTTTGCGGTACAGCAGGCTTCCACCGAGATTCCCCAGAAGGTCATAAAAGCAGTGGGACAGGGTTTTATTCTCTGCATCATCGCCAACGCGGTAATAACCATGATTTACTATCTGTGAGGCCCGGATATGGCACTGGAAACTGTCCTTGAACTTGAAGCTGTAAGCCTTATTCGCGGAGGCGTACAGATCATCAAAGATGCCTCCGCACGTTTCCGGGAAGGACGGGCCACCTTTTTCCTGGGACCATCGGGATCGGGAAAAAGCACCTTTCTCAAAATAGCCGCCGGCATCATTCCGCCGGAAAGCGGCCGGGTCTATTATCGGGGAAATGATATTTTTCAGATGAGTGAGAAAGAAAACCGGGATTTCCGGCGGCGCTGCGGCTTTGTTTTCCAGGACGGCGCGCTCTGGGCCAATCGTTCCATCTGGGAGAATCTCAGTCTCCCCCTGGAGTATCATTATCCCGGCCTGGACAAAAAGGAGAACCGTCGAAGAATAGAAGAGGCCATCCGACAGATCGGTTTCAGGGACAATCCCCAGTTGCGGCCCGCCCAGCTTTCGGGGGGCGAGTGCAAAATGATCGGTTTCATGCGCGCCCTGATAACGGATCCGGATATTCTGTTTCTGGATACCCCCACAGGAAATGTGGATGCAAACATCGCCGCCAGGATGCACCGCATTATCAAAAACCTGAAAGGACAGGGAAAAACCCTTTTTATCTGTTCCCACGACAAGGAGTTGATCTCCGCCGTCGCGGATGATCTGATGGTCATAGACGGCGGTTCCATCCTGAGCCATGGTCCTTTACGGGACGTACTGAGCGGTGAAAACGATGCAGTTAAAGAGATTATCGGAACGGTAGTGGACGCGGAATCAATTCTCGGCGATGATCTGCTCCAGTTGCTCTCTCCCGAAGGGGAAAATCCCTTTGATCTGTAGAAGAGCCGGTTTCCGGGCTGACCCGATAATTGACAGGCAGGACGGGCAGCACTAGAATGAGAGACGTCATCGTGATGAATGTGAAGGAAAGGCATGAAGTTTAAAATTCGCTACGCAGAGCAGATAACCGGCATCTTTGTCTTACTGGCAATCGTTTTTGTAGGCCTGGTTATGATTCTGATGGGAATTAACCAGCGCTGGTTTAAAAATGATCCCTCCTTCTACAGCATTTTCGACTCAGCGGAGGGCCTGAAACGGGGAATGTCCATTACCCTCAAGGGATTTCAAGTAGGGAAAGTCAACGATATCAGTCTGATGGACGACAACCGTGTGGAGATAAACTTTTCCATTTTCGATAATTTTCACGAAAAGATATACGAAAATTCAATCCTCGAGCTGGCTTCCAATCCTCTGGGACTGGGGGGAGGGCTTATCCTCTACCCGGGCTTGAAACCCACAGATCCGCTTCCCGGCGGGGCGTATATACCGTCAACCGATTTTGATGAAGGTCGCCGCCTGGTAAGCGCTGGTCTGGTGCAGATAAGCCGAAGCGATGCGGTAAACGTACTTATGAACGATGTTTCCACCATCATTGCCGTCGCCACGGACACCCTTCTCTCTCTGAATGATCTGATCGAGACTACCACGAGTACCCTGGCAGGACAGAATCCCGGTCCCGTGGGAGGAACGATCCGTAACGTGGAGAGTATAAGCTCTCAGCTTGCGGATTCCATGGAGGGGCTTACAGGCAGGCTGAACGCCACCATGGCGAATGTGGAAAAGCTCTCGGGTGAACTTTCCGATCCCCGGAAGTTCATGTCCGATATCGTGGCCTCGGACAGTTCCATTGCCATGTTCCTCGACGACAAAGCCCGTCTGTATACCGAAATCGAG
This window of the Marispirochaeta aestuarii genome carries:
- a CDS encoding ABC transporter ATP-binding protein, which translates into the protein MALETVLELEAVSLIRGGVQIIKDASARFREGRATFFLGPSGSGKSTFLKIAAGIIPPESGRVYYRGNDIFQMSEKENRDFRRRCGFVFQDGALWANRSIWENLSLPLEYHYPGLDKKENRRRIEEAIRQIGFRDNPQLRPAQLSGGECKMIGFMRALITDPDILFLDTPTGNVDANIAARMHRIIKNLKGQGKTLFICSHDKELISAVADDLMVIDGGSILSHGPLRDVLSGENDAVKEIIGTVVDAESILGDDLLQLLSPEGENPFDL
- a CDS encoding MlaD family protein, which codes for MKFKIRYAEQITGIFVLLAIVFVGLVMILMGINQRWFKNDPSFYSIFDSAEGLKRGMSITLKGFQVGKVNDISLMDDNRVEINFSIFDNFHEKIYENSILELASNPLGLGGGLILYPGLKPTDPLPGGAYIPSTDFDEGRRLVSAGLVQISRSDAVNVLMNDVSTIIAVATDTLLSLNDLIETTTSTLAGQNPGPVGGTIRNVESISSQLADSMEGLTGRLNATMANVEKLSGELSDPRKFMSDIVASDSSIAMFLDDKARLYTEIEGILTGINKSLVQLEEFAVFINATTPQLSGIIEDGRVALDHGKDVLEALKNNPLLRGGISETKEQAAIYKSYRDRDF
- a CDS encoding ABC transporter permease, coding for MVAQLGRWFIGKLEGLAYAAGFFFLVIKEAALFIRRKQVGFHVLVMQILFTGFEALAITGLIAMALGAVIIVQGVNLLPQFGQGELIYTILITVITRELGPLLTAFIITARSGTAIATELGNMVISHEVEAYVSIGINPISYLVVPRFLGVTISLLVLNIYFNIFGLVGSYFLTQLIRPIQFLEYFGNLLAQIRLADIASAFVKSLVFGVIISTVATYNGFAVQQASTEIPQKVIKAVGQGFILCIIANAVITMIYYL